Proteins encoded together in one Phaeodactylum tricornutum CCAP 1055/1 chromosome 25, whole genome shotgun sequence window:
- a CDS encoding predicted protein, with product MTQADKLLSYLENTPEISFCAIYDDPDSPLFTHCGLFYHSRLVGPSIGCGLDAYRNYSQSKEFNMRLTITDGDPKQYRTFVDAIPTFYPLCKHKLCHWHLLYRSNLMKVQTGKCGVKATILFRVVVLWIESWMTKIETQEEYELSKRLLADWLATPEAIDVKLGGMGQTIVSQINAYMTLNSALKRRGDGVRPSFSVPKATQVINKGTQPRSKKRHQKAVYNLNAAKTRKPAYYANIRDLVDYIQDSLSKDFEAVASFVLFCPNADQFWVKQATRKSKNTDIRKINDSSYYKYMIPQFERTRIVELVNIDGTFYLVCSCGKFQRQASPCAHLYKVLGQSPTSTDVSVRWTKHWDVYLHRSGHSDLSKHLEDLYKQERPGPVFVDSGQWVIGKGEKGSNFFETSLPYKPPVIRDFNRWAVSSQTTGADLSGTKNTTNMYFSSGMAVTTESVSSTKRMFGSSAFVHNFHFYQEMSKLAGFDMEAAESMNIAMQEALEKVQANVAKRAGKMDYTIGPAITKDHVGLRLKPSYSPKKRRKPNLQRK from the exons ATGACGCAGGCAGACAAGCTTTTGTCCTATCTTGAGAACACTCCCGAGATCAGCTTTTGTGCTATATACGATGACCCAGATTCACCTCTCTTCACA CACTGTGGGCTTTTTTACCACAGCAGGCTTGTTGGGCCTTCCATTGGGTGTGGACTCGATGCATACCGCAACTACTCCCAAAGCAAGGAATTCAACATGCGCCTGACAATAACAGATGGAGATCCAAAACAGTACAGGACCTTTGTAGATGCAATACCAACTTTCTACCCTCTTTGCAAACACAAGCTTTGTCACTGGCATCTACTGTATCGCAGTAATCTCATGAAGGTGCAGACTGGAAAATGTGGAGTTAAAGCTACTATTCTATTCCGCGTAGTTGTTCTTTGGATTGAGAGCTGGATGACCAAAATTGAGACACAAGAGGAATACGAACTTTCTAAAAGGCTCTTGGCTGATTGGCTTGCAACCCCCGAAGCTATTGATGTCAAATTGGGTGGTATGGGGCAAACTATTGTATCGCAAATTAATGCGTACATGACACT AAATAGTGCTTTAAAACGACGGGGCGACGGGGTCAGGCCAAGCTTTTCCGTACCAAAAGCAACTCAGGTTATAAACAAAGGGACACAACCTAGGTCAAAGAAGAGGCATCAAAAAGCTGTTTACAATTTAAATGCTGCCAAGACGAGAAAGCCTGCCTACTACGCAAACATTCGGGATTTAGTGGATTACATTCAAGATTCTCTTTCcaaagattttgaagcagtTGCTTCATTTGTGCTCTTCTGTCCAAATGCAGACCAGTTTTGGGTCAAGCAAGCCActcgcaaaagcaaaaacacGGACATTCGGAAAATCAACGACAGTAGCTATTACAAGTACATGATTCCGCAGTTTGAACGCACACGAATTGTGGAGCTTGTTAATATTGATGGTACATTCTATTTGGTGTGTAGCTGCGGAAAATTTCAGCGACAAGCTTCCCCATGTGCCCATCTTTACAAGGTTCTTGGTCAATCACCCACATCAACCGATGTCTCTGTACGCTGGACAAAGCACTGGGATGTGTATTTGCACCGAAGTGGCCACAGTGACCTGTCAAAGCATTTGGAAGACCTGTACAAACAGGAGCGACCAGGTCCAGTATTTGTTGATAGTGGTCAGTGGGTGAtcggaaaaggtgaaaaaggGTCAAATTTTTTCGAAACTTCGCTTCCGTACAAGCCCCCTGTCATACGAGATTTTAATCGATGGGCAGTGTCTTCGCAAACGACTGGAGCTGATTTGAGTGGGACCAAAAATACCACAAATATGTATTTTTCGAGTGGAATG GCAGTGACAACGGAAAGCGTATCTTCTACGAAAAGAATGTTTGGTTCAAGTGCTTTTGTGcacaatttccatttctaccAGGAAATGTCCAAGCTGGCAGGATTTGATATGGAAGCTGCTGAGTCGATGAATATAGCTATGCAAGAAGCATTGGAAAAGGTACAAGCCAATGTTGCAAAAAGGGCTGGGAAGATGGATTACACTATAGGACCAGCCATTACAAAGGACCATGTAGGTCTAAGATTGAAGCCAAGCTAcagtccaaagaagaggaggaaacCAAACTtacaaaggaaatga
- a CDS encoding ferritin (Hypothetical protein with ferritin-like domain. Strong evidence for signal peptide. Ferritin is involved in iron storage.): protein MATLLVNQANRELDASRMYLAMDMWFRFHDFPGSASWCQTHSVEERSHAMKIFDHLALRQTEKVLSVSQEVLSDHGMEKFQNNRVSEVWKKALDQEVQNSQEYFNMAKVAEEESDYVSREFLNWFLNEQLMEENAVEDLYRKAIKLEKTGGLYVAIDKDMQVMDH, encoded by the coding sequence ATGGCTACTCTGCTGGTGAATCAAGCCAATCGGGAGTTGGACGCTTCACGCATGTACTTGGCCATGGACATGTGGTTCCGCTTTCATGATTTCCCGGGATCGGCGTCCTGGTGTCAAACCCACAGCGTGGAGGAACGTTCCCATGCTATGAAGATTTTTGATCATTTGGCTTTGCGCCAAACCGAAAAGGTACTGTCCGTGAGTCAAGAAGTTCTGAGCGACCACGGCATGGAAAAGTTCCAAAATAATAGAGTTTCGGAGGTCTGGAAAAAGGCTCTGGATCAGGAAGTCCAGAATTCGCAAGAGTACTTTAACATGGCGAAGGTAGCCGAGGAGGAAAGCGACTACGTATCGAGAGAATTTCTGAATTGGTTTCTCAACGAACAACTCATGGAGGAAAATGCTGTCGAAGACTTGTATCGAAAGGCAATCAAGCTCGAGAAAACAGGCGGGTTGTACGTCGCTATCGATAAGGACATGCAGGTGATGGAtcactaa
- a CDS encoding predicted protein — protein MEPSKETIDGSVTEYTGVLASKLQDLAVAPRSGSTTPVPNSHSNSSTIARWPQSPPTGSTPAVGLLHGGNSSSSTAATTAAAGSSGHCHPTPRGPTPTTPSGASESSTTSSQREFGVSPAASHTSVGSVGPTLSATLLPRHFDLTPVMCNTTQGSDVYVDDPPPPHRHLHQQQHRHGSRHELYSIVTPENTSESDLLYGEDLALPTDWFVADTGPAMPPFRSLDRAHSLGGLDPAALRAAHAAAYEDRTADEGIPGDERYDGETEGCPAPAHLTRQSYSFTSRQQYEEERRQGEQPESSQPVSLTPYQPSREADLDGVGSIPEEELSRIFLPRRTADTGTTMDPLHRLHNPIPLDDRQYSIPSIHLANHLHCSTTSLTEDEDSLGLDDEASLSSRASSLYLPEYIGSSEGEVLEGTSLLHLPRMGVNLAPQQCDLLFEARPGSDDWQASDDEEDNEEEVEGDDEDVGHEQREHVSVAVTSGAVMADQTRVWRKRLRRQERALQWLQSVEADQSCVAEAASSKFLNTNTAVSRAPNAVRVAARPLLRQASSPPNSSSAEPVLSVPTRSAPVSTGDGP, from the coding sequence ATGGAACCCTCGAAAGAGACCATTGATGGCAGCGTCACGGAATACACCGGGGTACTCGCGTCGAAACTGCAAGACCTTGCGGTAGCTCCACGTTCCGGATCGACGACTCCCGTCCCGAACAGTCACTCGAACAGCAGTACCATCGCACGATGGCCTCAATCTCCTCCCACAGGAAGCACACCGGCGGTGGGTCTTTTGCACGGTGGCAACAGTAGTAGCAGTACTGCGGCCactactgctgctgccgGTAGCAGTGGACACTGTCACCCGACTCCACGAGGCCCAACGCCCACTACACCGTCCGGGGCGAGTGAATCTTCCACGACTTCGTCGCAACGCGAATTCGGCGTGTCTCCGGCAGCGTCCCATACTTCAGTGGGGAGTGTGGGACCCACGCTTTCCGCTACGCTCCTACCTCGCCATTTCGACTTGACTCCGGTAATGTGCAACACCACCCAAGGCAGCGACGTGTACGTGGATgatcctcctcctcctcatcgtcatctccaccaacaacaacatcgtCACGGCAGTCGCCACGAATTGTATTCGATCGTGACGCCGGAGAATACCAGCGAGAGTGACTTATTGTACGGCGAAGACTTGGCCTTACCAACCGACTGGTTCGTGGCGGACACCGGCCCGGCGATGCCACCGTTCCGCTCGCTCGATCGAGCGCACAGTCTGGGTGGACTGGATCCCGCCGCCCTTCGCGCTGCTCACGCCGCCGCGTACGAAGATCGCACCGCGGACGAGGGGATCCCCGGTGACGAACGTTACGACGGCGAAACAGAAGGATGTCCCGCACCGGCACACCTGACGAGACAGTCCTATTCCTTTACTAGTCGACAGCAGTACGAAGAAGAGCGACGGCAAGGGGAGCAGCCGGAATCGAGTCAACCGGTTTCGTTGACCCCGTATCAACCTAGTCGCGAAGCGGATTTGGATGGAGTCGGGAGCATtccggaagaagaattgaGTCGGATATTCCTACCGCGACGTACAGCGGATACCGGTACCACGATGGATCCACTACACCGTCTACACAATCCCATTCCTTTGGACGATCGGCAGTACAGTATCCCCAGCATTCACTTGGCCAACCACCTGCACTGCTCCACCACTTCGCTTACCGAAGATGAGGATTCCCTAGGCTTGGATGACGAAGCCAGTCTCAGCAGTCGAGCGTCCAGTTTGTACCTTCCGGAGTATATTGGGTCCAGTGAGGGTGAAGTATTGGAAGGTACTTCGCTGTTGCATTTGCCGCGGATGGGTGTGAATCTGGCCCCGCAGCAATGCGATTTACTGTTCGAGGCCCGCCCCGGCAGTGACGATTGGCAAGCGTCcgacgatgaggaggatAACGAGGAAGAGGTGGAAggggacgacgaggacgtgGGCCACGAGCAACGGGAACACGTGTCCGTTGCGGTGACGTCGGGTGCGGTAATGGCAGACCAAACCCGCGTGTGGCGCAAACGCTTACGCCGTCAAGAACGGGCTCTGCAGTGGTTGCAGTCCGTGGAAGCCGACCAGTCGTGTGTGGCCGAGGCCGCTTCGAGCAAATTTCTCAATACCAATACGGCAGTCTCGCGAGCTCCCAACGCTGTCCGCGTGGCTGCTCGACCGTTGTTACGACAAGCGTCGTCACCTCCGAATTCTTCCTCCGCGGAGCCAGTATTGTCCGTTCCCACAAGGAGCGCTCCCGTGTCCACCGGCGACGGTCCGTAA